From a region of the Zingiber officinale cultivar Zhangliang chromosome 4B, Zo_v1.1, whole genome shotgun sequence genome:
- the LOC121976735 gene encoding WEB family protein At3g02930, chloroplastic-like isoform X1: MLSSKARSSIPDALNGKPPSSTTTRVGKVAGNGSTTKSDSTSPSSVAKLSSPLPKSHTFDRFSTSPKLHALLERSSKAVDSKTTIKSSMSSHSSPAVKPRPSVDRSPISVDSKPTIKTTFSLDKPQRSSSRGTELQAKLDALEEELLKAKKELSHAEQEKIRITGDLLEATRLASKANEKLQEAIISKDSAEKSLEIQKFRTDELEQMSIEAAQKMEAAHQEELASIQDQRAMDISALLSMTNELQKVKLDLANVTDEKDAALREADGANKTARSNSEKVKTLSKEMSRLKSLLDSKLDNMNKEAGERIKKLNADTNALQVELERAKTAEEKLPEMEALVGQLRMEITDAKKATADASKEVGELKEAVTLLETKLKEADQSKKSATESLETAREKIQECTTLLQDAETEIADLKRKVKHMEIEVANCKIGLKDSERKLYLSEEEVMSLSETVTVLKDEVKKLEEEKLQALDKDKAAAFGIEKLLKEKDKLNDELKTSKDEVETLKKAMEDLVSALHDKSSEARENQERLLAVQTDMDDSRVQIEQLNSAFKNTEERYEVMLDEARYEIVCLKKNIEKFETGMDNYNAELGAKELKFINDIKKFENEVASLKIEMEKVLTSLNAAEREAQAAKADGAEMTSKLKQAESAAAAAYQATEDAKTETLGLKERLLDKENELQSIAQENADLQIKETAALQKIKELSLLLEETMAKKTDVKIELLENENEHDTLPIIISQDGPKMNEENDKGNYNDDEEDHTDAMPKDFKSEKDHETETDDDDDESRIHNYYGSLEQTNSMAESIGPGIHSFSNIQQHPKKKNGMLHKFGHLLKRGSQKDKSHK; encoded by the exons ATGTTGAGCTCCAAGGCTCG ATCTAGCATACCTGATGCCTTAAATGGCAAGCCTCCATCATCGACGACCACcagggttggcaaggtagctggAAATGGATCGACCACCAAGTCCGACTCCACATCGCCTTCTTCTGTGGCAAAGCTATCTTCTCCTCTTCCAAAGTCACATACTTTTGACCGATTTTCTACTTCACCAAAGCTTCACGCTTTGCTTGAGCGATCATCAAAGGCAGTTGACTCAAAAACGACAATCAAGAGCAGCATGTCTTCTCATTCTTCTCCTGCAGTGAAGCCTCGCCCTTCAGTTGACAGATCGCCAATTTCTGTCGATTCCAAACCAACAATTAAGACCACTTTCTCTCTTGAT AAGCCACAGCGATCATCATCGAGAGGCACTGAGCTGCAGGCAAAGTTGGATGCTCTTGAGGAAGAATTGCTGAAAGCAAAGAAGGAGCTGTCTCATGCTGAGCAAGAGAAGATCCGCATCACTGGGGACTTGCTTGAAGCTACGAGATTGGCTAGTAAGGCCAATGAGAAACTCCAAGAGGCAATTATTTCTAAGGATAGTGCTGAGAAGAGCTTGGAGATTCAGAAATTCCGCACCGATGAGTTGGAGCAAATGAGCATTGAAGCTGCACAAAAAATGGAGGCAGCGCATCAGGAAGAACTTGCAAGTATCCAAGATCAACGTGCTATGGATATTTCAGCACTGCTGTCTATGACCAATGAACTGCAGAAAGTGAAGCTTGATTTAGCTAATGTTACAGACGAAAAAGATGCCGCCCTGCGTGAAGCTGATGGTGCAAATAAGACTGCTAGATCGAACTCGGAGAAGGTCAAGACCTTGTCAAAAGAAATGAGCCGCTTAAAATCCTTGCTTGACTCCAAGCTGGATAATATGAATAAAGAAGCAGGAGAGCGTATTAAGAAGTTGAATGCTGATACCAATGCTTTGCAAGTTGAGCTTGAAAGAGCTAAGACAGCTGAAGAGAAGTTACCTGAGATGGAAGCACTAGTTGGACAGCTCCGAATGGAGATAACTGATGCAAAGAAAGCTACAGCAGATGCATCCAAGGAAGTTGGAGAACTGAAAGAGGCAGTGACTTTGTTGGAAACTAAGTTGAAGGAAGCTGATCAATCTAAGAAATCTGCAACTGAATCTCTTGAGACTGCAAGAGAAAAGATTCAAGAATGCACCACTTTATTGCAAGATGCTGAAACTGAGATTGCTGATCTCAAAAGGAAAGTCAAACACATGGAGATTGAAGTGGCCAATTGCAAAATTGGACTCAAGGATTCAGAGAGAAAGCTTTATTTGTCAGAAGAAGAGGTAATGAGCCTGAGTGAGACGGTTACAGTGCTAAAAGATGAGGTTAAGAAACTGGAGGAGGAGAAATTGCAGGCGCTCGACAAGGACAAGGCTGCTGCTTTTGGCATTGAGAAACTGTTGAAGGAGAAGGACAAACTCAATGATGAACTTAAGACCAGTAAAGATGAAGTGGAAACTCTTAAAAAGGCAATGGAAGATCTAGTTTCAGCATTGCATGACAAGTCTAGTGAAGCCAGAGAAAATCAAGAAAGGCTTCTAGCAGTGCAAACTGATATGGATGATTCTCGGGTGCAGATAGAGCAATTGAATTCAGCTTTCAAGAACACTGAAGAGAGATACGAGGTCATGCTCGATGAAGCAAGATACGAGATAGTTTGCCTCAAGAAAAATATAGAGAAATTTGAAACTGGAATGGATAATTATAATGCTGAATTGGGTGCAAAGGAGCTAAAATTTATCAATGACATCAAAAAGTTCGAAAATGAAGTTGCTTCCCTCAAGATTGAAATGGAAAAGGTTCTCACTTCACTCAATGCAGCAGAGAGAGAAGCACAAGCTGCAAAGGCAGATGGAGCCGAGATGACAAGCAAGTTGAAACAAGCTGAATCTGCAGCTGCTGCTGCATATCAAGCAACAGAAGATGCAAAGACGGAGACTTTGGGATTGAAGGAAAGGCTGTTGGACAAGGAGAATGAGTTACAGAGCATCGCTCAAGAAAATGCCGATCTTCAGATCAAGGAAACTGCTGCCCTGCAGAAAATCAAAGAGCTTTCTTTGTTGCTCGAGGAAACCATGGCCAAGAAAACTGATGTGAAGATTGAGCTACTGGAGAATGAAAATGAGCATGATACGTTACCAATCATCATTTCTCAGGATGGACCAAAAATGAATGAGGAGAATGATAAAGGAAACTACAACGACGATGAGGAAGATCACACAGATGCCATGCCCAAGGACTTCAAATCAGAAAAGGATCATGAGACAGAAACTGACGACGACGATGATGAATCAAGGATTCATAACTATTATGGTAGCCTTGAACAGACAAATAGTATGGCAGAAAGCATTGGCCCAGGGATTCACTCATTCTCCAACATCCAGCAGCATCCCAAGAAAAAGAATGGAATGCTACATAAGTTTGGGCATCTGCTGAAGAGAGGAAGCCAGAAAGACAAAAGCCATAAATAG
- the LOC121976735 gene encoding WEB family protein At3g02930, chloroplastic-like isoform X2 yields the protein MSSHSSPAVKPRPSVDRSPISVDSKPTIKTTFSLDKPQRSSSRGTELQAKLDALEEELLKAKKELSHAEQEKIRITGDLLEATRLASKANEKLQEAIISKDSAEKSLEIQKFRTDELEQMSIEAAQKMEAAHQEELASIQDQRAMDISALLSMTNELQKVKLDLANVTDEKDAALREADGANKTARSNSEKVKTLSKEMSRLKSLLDSKLDNMNKEAGERIKKLNADTNALQVELERAKTAEEKLPEMEALVGQLRMEITDAKKATADASKEVGELKEAVTLLETKLKEADQSKKSATESLETAREKIQECTTLLQDAETEIADLKRKVKHMEIEVANCKIGLKDSERKLYLSEEEVMSLSETVTVLKDEVKKLEEEKLQALDKDKAAAFGIEKLLKEKDKLNDELKTSKDEVETLKKAMEDLVSALHDKSSEARENQERLLAVQTDMDDSRVQIEQLNSAFKNTEERYEVMLDEARYEIVCLKKNIEKFETGMDNYNAELGAKELKFINDIKKFENEVASLKIEMEKVLTSLNAAEREAQAAKADGAEMTSKLKQAESAAAAAYQATEDAKTETLGLKERLLDKENELQSIAQENADLQIKETAALQKIKELSLLLEETMAKKTDVKIELLENENEHDTLPIIISQDGPKMNEENDKGNYNDDEEDHTDAMPKDFKSEKDHETETDDDDDESRIHNYYGSLEQTNSMAESIGPGIHSFSNIQQHPKKKNGMLHKFGHLLKRGSQKDKSHK from the exons ATGTCTTCTCATTCTTCTCCTGCAGTGAAGCCTCGCCCTTCAGTTGACAGATCGCCAATTTCTGTCGATTCCAAACCAACAATTAAGACCACTTTCTCTCTTGAT AAGCCACAGCGATCATCATCGAGAGGCACTGAGCTGCAGGCAAAGTTGGATGCTCTTGAGGAAGAATTGCTGAAAGCAAAGAAGGAGCTGTCTCATGCTGAGCAAGAGAAGATCCGCATCACTGGGGACTTGCTTGAAGCTACGAGATTGGCTAGTAAGGCCAATGAGAAACTCCAAGAGGCAATTATTTCTAAGGATAGTGCTGAGAAGAGCTTGGAGATTCAGAAATTCCGCACCGATGAGTTGGAGCAAATGAGCATTGAAGCTGCACAAAAAATGGAGGCAGCGCATCAGGAAGAACTTGCAAGTATCCAAGATCAACGTGCTATGGATATTTCAGCACTGCTGTCTATGACCAATGAACTGCAGAAAGTGAAGCTTGATTTAGCTAATGTTACAGACGAAAAAGATGCCGCCCTGCGTGAAGCTGATGGTGCAAATAAGACTGCTAGATCGAACTCGGAGAAGGTCAAGACCTTGTCAAAAGAAATGAGCCGCTTAAAATCCTTGCTTGACTCCAAGCTGGATAATATGAATAAAGAAGCAGGAGAGCGTATTAAGAAGTTGAATGCTGATACCAATGCTTTGCAAGTTGAGCTTGAAAGAGCTAAGACAGCTGAAGAGAAGTTACCTGAGATGGAAGCACTAGTTGGACAGCTCCGAATGGAGATAACTGATGCAAAGAAAGCTACAGCAGATGCATCCAAGGAAGTTGGAGAACTGAAAGAGGCAGTGACTTTGTTGGAAACTAAGTTGAAGGAAGCTGATCAATCTAAGAAATCTGCAACTGAATCTCTTGAGACTGCAAGAGAAAAGATTCAAGAATGCACCACTTTATTGCAAGATGCTGAAACTGAGATTGCTGATCTCAAAAGGAAAGTCAAACACATGGAGATTGAAGTGGCCAATTGCAAAATTGGACTCAAGGATTCAGAGAGAAAGCTTTATTTGTCAGAAGAAGAGGTAATGAGCCTGAGTGAGACGGTTACAGTGCTAAAAGATGAGGTTAAGAAACTGGAGGAGGAGAAATTGCAGGCGCTCGACAAGGACAAGGCTGCTGCTTTTGGCATTGAGAAACTGTTGAAGGAGAAGGACAAACTCAATGATGAACTTAAGACCAGTAAAGATGAAGTGGAAACTCTTAAAAAGGCAATGGAAGATCTAGTTTCAGCATTGCATGACAAGTCTAGTGAAGCCAGAGAAAATCAAGAAAGGCTTCTAGCAGTGCAAACTGATATGGATGATTCTCGGGTGCAGATAGAGCAATTGAATTCAGCTTTCAAGAACACTGAAGAGAGATACGAGGTCATGCTCGATGAAGCAAGATACGAGATAGTTTGCCTCAAGAAAAATATAGAGAAATTTGAAACTGGAATGGATAATTATAATGCTGAATTGGGTGCAAAGGAGCTAAAATTTATCAATGACATCAAAAAGTTCGAAAATGAAGTTGCTTCCCTCAAGATTGAAATGGAAAAGGTTCTCACTTCACTCAATGCAGCAGAGAGAGAAGCACAAGCTGCAAAGGCAGATGGAGCCGAGATGACAAGCAAGTTGAAACAAGCTGAATCTGCAGCTGCTGCTGCATATCAAGCAACAGAAGATGCAAAGACGGAGACTTTGGGATTGAAGGAAAGGCTGTTGGACAAGGAGAATGAGTTACAGAGCATCGCTCAAGAAAATGCCGATCTTCAGATCAAGGAAACTGCTGCCCTGCAGAAAATCAAAGAGCTTTCTTTGTTGCTCGAGGAAACCATGGCCAAGAAAACTGATGTGAAGATTGAGCTACTGGAGAATGAAAATGAGCATGATACGTTACCAATCATCATTTCTCAGGATGGACCAAAAATGAATGAGGAGAATGATAAAGGAAACTACAACGACGATGAGGAAGATCACACAGATGCCATGCCCAAGGACTTCAAATCAGAAAAGGATCATGAGACAGAAACTGACGACGACGATGATGAATCAAGGATTCATAACTATTATGGTAGCCTTGAACAGACAAATAGTATGGCAGAAAGCATTGGCCCAGGGATTCACTCATTCTCCAACATCCAGCAGCATCCCAAGAAAAAGAATGGAATGCTACATAAGTTTGGGCATCTGCTGAAGAGAGGAAGCCAGAAAGACAAAAGCCATAAATAG
- the LOC121978685 gene encoding pentatricopeptide repeat-containing protein At3g12770-like codes for MAAILSAFRRPPNSYRFPCPLNSSKFTASSFPDVSMPDSGGAGGDTIDRVISLLPAAAHSSHLHQIHALIISAGLHHSPFVAAKFLLAAPAAHQLPHARRVFDEMPHRKDVLLFNAIIRLCSYHNAFRDALHLFAEMIRSGVIPDAFTMPPVLKACAALPSLAAGRAAHAQVLSLGFDSDVFVQNGLISMYAKCGDIASARATFDLLSVRNVISWTSILSGCTQNGFPLEALKVFDRMRRESNAPPDFIVIVSVLKAYMDVGDLELGRSVHGLVIKSGFEDEHDLIISLAAMYAKCGEVLVARLLFDSVRSTDIIMWNVMISGYAKNGHAAEAFQLFREMVSREIKPDSISLGSAILACAQVGSLELAKWMEDYTNSTEFKDDIFVNTAMIDMYAKCGSIAHALRIFEHVVDKDVVVWSTIIKGYGLHGCGHVAIRFFNEMKHSGVKPNDVTFIGLLSACNHAGLVEEGWGYFHSMRSHGIEPRHQHYACVVDLISRAGKLEQAFEFIKGMPMEPELTVWGALLNACKIHGNVRLGEYAAKHVFALEPLNAGHYVKLSNIYASAGMWSDVAKVRVLMKQRGVVKAIGCSTIDLKGKLHSFRAGDRSHPRMNDILAMLGEMERKLKESGFVPHLTSDLHDLNMEEKEVSLYHHSEMIAIAFGLITTDPGSTIMIMKNLRSCMNCHSATKLISKLTAREIVVRDINRFHHFKNGLCSCRDYW; via the coding sequence ATGGCGGCGATTCTCTCTGCCTTCCGGCGACCGCCTAACTCTTACCGCTTCCCATGCCCGCTAAACTCCTCCAAGTTCACCGCTTCCTCCTTCCCAGATGTCTCCATGCCCGACAGTGGCGGAGCCGGCGGCGATACCATCGACCGCGTCATCTCCCTCCTCCCAGCCGCCGCCCACTCTTCCCACCTCCACCAAATCCATGCACTCATTATATCCGCAGGACTTCACCACTCGCCCTTCGTCGCGGCCAAATTCCTCCTCGCCGCTCCCGCTGCGCACCAACTCCCGCACGCCCGCCGGGTGTTCGACGAGATGCCCCACCGAAAGGACGTCCTCCTCTTCAACGCTATCATCCGCCTCTGCTCCTACCACAACGCTTTCCGAGACGCTCTGCATTTATTTGCCGAGATGATTCGCTCCGGCGTCATCCCCGATGCCTTCACCATGCCTCCGGTGCTTAAGGCCTGCGCTGCACTCCCGTCCCTCGCCGCCGGCCGCGCCGCCCACGCTCAGGTGCTATCTCTCGGCTTCGATTCCGACGTATTCGTCCAGAACGGCCTCATCTCCATGTACGCCAAGTGCGGCGACATCGCCTCCGCCCGTGCCACATTTGATCTGCTAAGTGTTCGAAATGTGATCTCTTGGACTTCGATACTCTCAGGTTGCACTCAGAATGGATTCCCACTTGAGGCCCTTAAGGTGTTCGACAGAATGCGAAGAGAATCGAATGCTCCTCCGGACTTCATAGTTATCGTTAGTGTCCTAAAGGCTTACATGGATGTGGGTGACCTGGAGCTCGGAAGGTCTGTCCATGGTTTGGTGATCAAAAGTGGGTTTGAAGATGAACACGACCTGATCATTTCTCTCGCCGCAATGTATGCGAAATGTGGGGAAGTTCTCGTTGCGAGGTTGTTGTTTGACagtgttcgatcgactgatatcATCATGTGGAACGTGATGATCTCTGGTTATGCCAAAAATGGCCATGCTGCTGAAGCCTTCCAGCTCTTCCGTGAGATGGTCTCAAGAGAAATCAAGCCTGATTCGATATCGCTTGGATCGGCGATCTTGGCTTGTGCTCAGGTGGGATCTTTAGAGCTGGCAAAGTGGATGGAGGACTACACCAACAGCACTGAGTTCAAAGATGACATTTTTGTGAACACTGCCATGATCGACATGTATGCTAAATGTGGAAGCATAGCTCACGCCCTCAGGATATTCGAGCATGTAGTCGACAAGGATGTAGTTGTTTGGAGTACCATTATAAAGGGTTACGGATTGCACGGCTGTGGGCATGTAGCTATCAGGTTCTTCAATGAGATGAAGCATTCCGGAGTGAAGCCAAATGATGTTACATTTATAGGATTGCTATCGGCTTGCAATCATGCTGGGCTTGTGGAGGAGGGTTGGGGTTATTTCCACTCCATGAGAAGCCATGGGATTGAACCTCGACATCAACATTATGCGTGTGTTGTCGATCTCATTTCTCGTGCTGGGAAGCTCGAGCAAGCATTTGAATTCATCAAGGGAATGCCGATGGAACCCGAACTGACGGTGTGGGGTGCATTGTTGAATGCATGTAAGATCCACGGGAATGTGAGGTTGGGGGAGTATGCAGCCAAACATGTTTTTGCTCTAGAGCCTCTCAATGCTGGGCACTATGTGAAGCTCTCCAACATCTATGCCTCTGCGGGCATGTGGAGCGATGTTGCCAAGGTCCGGGTGCTGATGAAACAGAGGGGTGTGGTTAAGGCGATTGGGTGCAGCACCATTGATCTAAAAGGCAAGCTCCATTCGTTCCGTGCTGGGGACAGGTCTCACCCGAGAATGAATGATATACTTGCGATGCTCGGTGAAATGGAGAGGAAGTTGAAGGAGTCTGGATTTGTTCCTCACTTGACTTCTGACTTGCATGACTTGAACatggaagagaaggaagtttcttTGTACCATCACAGCGAGATGATTGCGATCGCATTTGGTCTCATAACAACCGATCCTGGATCAACGATCATGATCATGAAGAACCTTCGCTCTTGCATGAATTGTCATTCTGCTACGAAGCTCATATCTAAACTGACAGCGAGAGAGATAGTTGTTAGGGATATCAACAGGTTTCATCATTTCAAGAATGGCCTTTGTTCTTGCAGGGACTACTGGTGA